A genome region from Halodesulfovibrio sp. includes the following:
- a CDS encoding helix-turn-helix transcriptional regulator, which yields MKSIYLKEYKAIIDALVAERKKAGITQTELAHKLGKPQSFISKTENKERRLDIVEFFHICRAIEKNGVEILQAAGIC from the coding sequence ATGAAATCAATCTATTTGAAAGAATATAAGGCTATCATCGACGCACTAGTCGCAGAGCGAAAAAAAGCAGGAATAACGCAAACAGAGCTTGCACATAAATTGGGAAAACCTCAGTCCTTTATTTCCAAGACAGAAAATAAAGAGCGGCGGCTCGACATTGTAGAGTTCTTCCATATTTGCAGAGCAATCGAGAAAAATGGCGTTGAAATCCTGCAAGCAGCAGGAATTTGCTAA